A portion of the Carboxydocella sporoproducens DSM 16521 genome contains these proteins:
- a CDS encoding CAP domain-containing protein → MKKISKLIVAILISLLMFSSVAWANDLEILTANAPYRIYQNAPEIKVLEQLLVDKGFFTKTPDEYFDFTTYLAVKAVQKQMGVYPNGVADSRVISYLINQNNAAVPAPSIVQNTVPSPAVTQANNGFLAPAGSKLDVSRVLYPLTQDEQKLLELINQERVKVGIAPLKFDYRLTITARLKSLDLIKNNYFGHISPVYGAPWAMMGAVGVKYLAAGENIAGTWATERAHNNFMNSAGHRANILNPKYTHYGVGIIKGGPYGMMFTEHFAQE, encoded by the coding sequence ATGAAAAAAATTAGTAAATTAATCGTAGCAATCTTGATAAGCCTGCTTATGTTTTCCTCAGTAGCCTGGGCTAATGATTTGGAAATTTTAACGGCCAATGCACCTTATCGCATCTATCAAAATGCACCGGAAATAAAAGTTCTGGAACAATTATTAGTGGACAAAGGCTTTTTCACCAAAACCCCTGATGAATATTTTGACTTTACTACCTATCTTGCTGTAAAAGCAGTTCAAAAACAAATGGGAGTTTATCCTAATGGGGTTGCTGATAGCAGGGTTATTTCGTACTTAATTAATCAGAATAACGCTGCTGTTCCTGCACCTTCGATTGTGCAAAATACTGTTCCTAGTCCAGCAGTAACACAAGCAAATAACGGTTTTCTTGCACCAGCAGGGAGTAAGCTGGATGTATCCAGGGTACTTTATCCCCTAACCCAGGATGAACAAAAACTCCTGGAGTTAATTAATCAAGAACGGGTGAAAGTAGGGATTGCCCCGCTAAAATTCGATTATCGTCTGACGATTACCGCCCGGCTAAAAAGTCTCGATTTAATTAAAAACAACTATTTTGGCCATATCTCACCTGTATATGGCGCTCCATGGGCCATGATGGGGGCCGTTGGCGTGAAATATCTGGCAGCAGGGGAGAACATAGCAGGTACCTGGGCTACGGAGAGAGCCCATAATAATTTTATGAATAGTGCTGGCCACAGGGCCAATATTCTCAATCCTAAATATACTCACTATGGTGTAGGGATCATTAAAGGCGGTCCCTATGGCATGATGTTTACCGAGCATTTTGCCCAGGAATAA
- the bioD gene encoding dethiobiotin synthase codes for MGKMFFVTGTDTEVGKTLITASLIRAMRKRGMEAGGYKPLQSGVDEWSASDAGILTRISGLEGQEVLTYSFLEAIAPAFAINKHEAFIDKMEIINEIDKLRGKFDILFVEGAGGWLVPYFPGQLVADWASELKAPVIVVGRAALGTINHTLLTVEAIQNRQLEVAAIILSGATPSNQELAEMNKQYIKEHLSNIPVFLVPWVEGEDQWEKIQSLSEQPEIQLAIQYLCC; via the coding sequence ATGGGGAAAATGTTTTTTGTAACCGGGACAGATACCGAAGTCGGCAAAACTTTAATTACCGCTAGCCTGATTAGGGCAATGCGAAAAAGGGGGATGGAAGCAGGAGGATATAAACCATTGCAATCCGGGGTTGATGAGTGGTCAGCAAGTGATGCCGGCATACTCACTAGAATTTCCGGTTTGGAAGGGCAAGAAGTCCTAACTTACAGTTTTTTGGAAGCAATTGCTCCTGCTTTTGCTATCAATAAGCATGAAGCATTCATAGATAAAATGGAAATAATCAACGAAATCGACAAATTACGAGGTAAGTTTGATATATTATTTGTGGAAGGGGCAGGGGGATGGCTGGTACCTTATTTTCCCGGGCAACTGGTCGCTGATTGGGCCAGTGAGTTGAAAGCTCCAGTGATTGTTGTCGGAAGAGCAGCCCTTGGGACGATTAACCATACTCTCTTAACAGTGGAGGCGATACAAAATAGACAGCTAGAAGTAGCAGCGATCATACTTTCAGGAGCCACGCCTAGCAATCAAGAACTAGCTGAAATGAACAAACAATATATTAAAGAACATTTAAGCAATATACCCGTTTTCCTTGTGCCCTGGGTGGAGGGTGAAGACCAGTGGGAAAAAATTCAATCCCTTTCTGAGCAGCCCGAGATTCAACTGGCAATTCAATACCTTTGCTGCTAA
- the bioF gene encoding 8-amino-7-oxononanoate synthase yields MEWIEQELALLRERELYREIKPLYSAAQPHVQTADGEKLLFCSNNYLGLTTEEKVVNACQEAVRQYGTGTGGSRLLYGANALQGQLEQALAELKKQENALLFGTGYMANIGIISTMVGKEDLIISDELNHASIIDGCRLSKAKVVIYKHNDYKHLEQLLKENYKLYRRILVVTDGVFSMDGDLAPLPEIVKSCQRYGAMLMVDDAHGTGVLGPDGSGTVAEYSLSPEEVLLHMGTLSKALAAEGGFVATRNIVKEYLINKCRSFIFSTALPPAVVGAALQAVKLIKVEAWRRNRLRYLAIEVRAQIRKLGYDVPDGITPIIPIIIGSSAKTMQLARELFKRGIIAPGVRPPTVPDGSSRLRVTLMATHSDSDIEMLLQALYESGKQIGVI; encoded by the coding sequence ATGGAATGGATAGAGCAAGAACTAGCCTTACTTAGAGAGAGGGAATTATACAGAGAGATTAAACCCCTTTATAGTGCTGCCCAACCGCATGTGCAGACTGCTGATGGCGAAAAACTGCTCTTTTGTTCTAATAACTATCTGGGTTTGACAACAGAGGAGAAAGTAGTCAATGCCTGTCAGGAGGCTGTACGCCAGTATGGTACTGGTACAGGTGGATCCCGGCTGCTTTATGGAGCCAATGCTTTGCAGGGACAACTAGAACAGGCTCTGGCTGAGTTAAAAAAGCAGGAGAATGCTTTGCTTTTTGGTACAGGTTATATGGCCAATATAGGGATTATTTCTACCATGGTAGGAAAAGAAGACTTGATTATAAGTGATGAACTCAATCATGCCAGTATAATTGATGGCTGCCGGTTGAGTAAGGCTAAGGTAGTTATTTATAAACACAATGACTATAAACACCTGGAGCAGCTGCTAAAAGAGAACTATAAGCTGTACAGACGGATACTGGTTGTTACTGATGGAGTTTTTAGTATGGACGGTGATTTAGCCCCTTTGCCTGAGATTGTCAAGAGCTGTCAGCGATATGGAGCCATGTTAATGGTAGATGACGCCCACGGTACCGGGGTCTTGGGGCCTGATGGTTCTGGAACGGTGGCAGAATATTCCCTTTCACCGGAAGAGGTTTTGTTACATATGGGTACTTTAAGCAAGGCCCTGGCTGCTGAGGGAGGATTTGTGGCTACAAGAAACATTGTAAAGGAATATCTAATCAATAAATGTCGCTCTTTCATTTTTTCCACTGCCTTACCTCCAGCCGTTGTAGGGGCGGCTTTGCAGGCTGTGAAACTAATTAAAGTCGAGGCCTGGCGCCGCAATCGATTACGGTATCTGGCGATAGAAGTCAGAGCCCAGATAAGGAAGCTGGGTTACGATGTCCCAGATGGCATTACACCGATTATACCTATTATTATCGGTTCCTCAGCCAAGACCATGCAGTTGGCCCGGGAACTGTTTAAGAGAGGTATTATTGCTCCAGGAGTGAGACCACCAACTGTACCAGATGGCAGCAGTCGGTTGCGCGTGACTTTGATGGCGACTCATAGTGACAGCGATATAGAGATGCTGTTGCAAGCCCTTTATGAGTCGGGGAAACAGATAGGGGTGATATAA
- the bioA gene encoding adenosylmethionine--8-amino-7-oxononanoate transaminase, which translates to MTYSYDQLAQWDKQYVWHPFTQMKDWLEEEIIIVARGEGVKLYDTEGREYYDAFSSIWVNIHGHNVKELNDAIIDQLGKIAHSSYLGYGNIPATLLARELVEIAPPGLVKVFYSDNGSTAVEVAVKMAFHYWRQCPNPRPEKNKFLTLMNAYHGDTIGAVSVGGIDLYHGTYRDLLFPTIKVAAPYCYRCPFGAKAGQCEKECEQALEKAFAEHAHELAGCVIEPVIQGAAGMITQPPGYVKKVRELCDRYDVLMICDEVATGFGRTGALWAVNHDGVSPDLMAISKGLTGGYMPLAVTLATQKVYDAFYGDYAEMKTFFHGHSYTGNQLGCAVALASLELLKKHNLVTEAARKAGVVKKVLAEFNELPHVGDIRQAGLMVGIELVRDKLTKEPYDWQEKMGIKTCLAARKKGLITRPLGNNIVFMPPLVSNDEQLQEMLEIIKASIIQVTEG; encoded by the coding sequence ATGACCTATTCCTATGATCAACTGGCTCAGTGGGATAAACAGTATGTCTGGCATCCTTTTACCCAAATGAAGGACTGGCTGGAAGAAGAGATTATAATAGTTGCCAGAGGGGAAGGAGTAAAGCTGTACGATACCGAAGGTCGGGAGTATTATGATGCTTTTTCCTCTATCTGGGTTAATATTCATGGACATAATGTAAAAGAGCTGAATGATGCTATTATTGATCAATTAGGGAAGATCGCCCATAGTAGTTACCTGGGTTATGGTAATATTCCAGCAACCCTGCTGGCTCGCGAACTGGTGGAAATTGCTCCTCCAGGTTTAGTCAAGGTTTTTTACTCCGATAATGGTTCTACTGCTGTCGAAGTTGCGGTGAAAATGGCCTTTCATTACTGGCGGCAGTGTCCAAATCCAAGACCGGAGAAAAACAAATTTCTAACCCTGATGAATGCTTATCATGGTGATACCATTGGAGCTGTTAGTGTGGGGGGAATTGATCTATACCATGGCACGTACAGGGACCTGTTATTTCCTACGATAAAGGTGGCTGCTCCTTATTGTTACCGTTGCCCCTTTGGAGCAAAGGCTGGTCAATGCGAGAAGGAATGTGAACAGGCTCTGGAAAAAGCTTTTGCCGAACATGCCCATGAACTGGCAGGTTGTGTAATTGAACCCGTAATTCAGGGAGCTGCTGGTATGATCACTCAGCCGCCCGGTTATGTGAAAAAAGTAAGGGAATTATGTGATCGATATGATGTTTTAATGATTTGCGATGAAGTTGCCACCGGATTTGGGCGTACCGGGGCACTGTGGGCAGTTAATCATGATGGTGTGTCCCCTGACTTGATGGCCATTTCCAAAGGCCTGACAGGTGGGTATATGCCTTTAGCTGTAACCCTGGCTACCCAAAAAGTCTATGACGCTTTTTATGGTGACTATGCTGAAATGAAAACCTTCTTCCATGGCCATTCCTATACAGGAAATCAGTTGGGGTGTGCTGTGGCCCTGGCCAGCCTGGAATTACTGAAAAAGCATAATTTGGTAACTGAAGCAGCAAGAAAAGCTGGAGTAGTTAAAAAGGTCTTGGCCGAATTCAATGAACTGCCCCATGTCGGGGATATCCGACAGGCGGGTCTGATGGTTGGGATTGAACTGGTTCGGGATAAACTGACGAAAGAACCCTATGATTGGCAGGAGAAGATGGGAATTAAAACCTGTTTGGCAGCACGAAAAAAGGGTCTGATTACTAGACCTTTAGGCAACAATATCGTTTTTATGCCGCCACTGGTCTCCAATGATGAACAGCTGCAGGAGATGTTAGAAATAATAAAGGCCAGTATCATTCAGGTTACTGAAGGCTAG
- a CDS encoding 6-carboxyhexanoate--CoA ligase: MNWYSIRMRAAAGGPHEKGGRHISGAEDLVPETEIEDRLFYFWQKASNHEKGKWDFLQITVEKIDERVQEVSLLPVKLFYPATTVDARKLATELLGRNGITQRQINSAFQLLENPPQDIRGAWVVALDSNRVVRENVRATKFGWNQTTYQQLREMLTCAGLINTRLSEALALASKVNACPGIVAELCWSDNPEYTTGYVASSRLGYCRLPNFKPIGKGGGRVFWIEKEEQIESVLHWLREVPCLIGGVPILQKEE; this comes from the coding sequence ATGAACTGGTATTCAATTCGTATGCGGGCAGCTGCTGGAGGGCCTCATGAAAAGGGCGGAAGGCACATATCCGGAGCTGAAGATCTGGTGCCAGAAACAGAAATTGAAGACCGCCTTTTTTACTTCTGGCAAAAAGCCAGTAACCATGAAAAAGGGAAATGGGACTTTCTTCAGATCACTGTTGAAAAAATTGATGAAAGAGTACAAGAAGTTTCGCTACTGCCAGTTAAGTTATTTTACCCTGCAACTACGGTTGATGCTCGAAAACTCGCAACTGAATTGCTGGGCCGAAACGGAATTACACAGCGACAGATTAACTCCGCCTTTCAGCTGCTGGAAAATCCTCCTCAGGATATACGGGGAGCCTGGGTGGTAGCACTGGACTCTAACCGGGTTGTAAGGGAAAATGTCAGGGCGACCAAATTTGGCTGGAACCAGACAACTTATCAGCAGTTACGGGAAATGCTCACCTGCGCTGGCCTGATTAACACGCGGTTAAGCGAGGCCCTGGCTCTGGCCAGTAAAGTAAATGCCTGTCCGGGGATAGTGGCGGAACTGTGCTGGTCTGATAACCCTGAATATACCACCGGCTATGTAGCTTCATCCAGATTGGGATATTGTCGTTTGCCTAACTTTAAGCCCATAGGAAAAGGAGGAGGCAGGGTATTCTGGATCGAGAAAGAGGAGCAGATAGAGTCAGTGCTACACTGGCTTCGAGAAGTACCCTGCTTGATTGGAGGCGTACCGATTTTGCAAAAGGAGGAGTAG
- the bioB gene encoding biotin synthase BioB yields the protein MFNRIIELAKKVLDGQEISFEEAMELARAEGADIQVLAAMAAKIREKFAGDKVDLCSIISVKTGRCSEDCAFCAQSAHHHTNITPVEMLNEEEIIAKAKAMEAAGAHHFDLVTAGLGMDENDPLFLKILDIYRRLRQEISLQLCACLGTLSEKAAQMLREAGVTRYNHNLETARSFFPQIVTTHTYEERIATIKNVKKAGMEVCCGGIIGMGESMAQRIEFAFTLKELDVDAIPINVLNPIKGTKLEGRPLMSPLEVIKTFAIFRFILPTKNIRYAGGREVNLRDMQALGLMAGLNGMLIGHYLTTQGREVETDLQMIKDLGLKI from the coding sequence ATGTTTAACCGAATTATTGAATTAGCCAAAAAGGTATTAGATGGTCAGGAAATTTCTTTTGAGGAAGCGATGGAACTTGCCCGGGCAGAAGGGGCAGACATTCAAGTACTGGCTGCCATGGCAGCCAAAATCAGGGAAAAGTTCGCCGGGGATAAGGTGGATCTCTGTTCTATCATCAGCGTAAAAACCGGAAGATGTTCAGAGGACTGTGCTTTTTGTGCTCAGTCTGCCCATCATCATACCAACATTACTCCGGTAGAGATGCTCAATGAAGAAGAGATAATTGCCAAAGCTAAAGCAATGGAAGCAGCTGGTGCTCACCACTTCGACTTGGTTACAGCTGGATTGGGAATGGATGAAAATGATCCGCTTTTCTTAAAGATACTGGATATTTATAGACGGTTGCGTCAAGAAATCAGTTTACAACTTTGTGCCTGCCTGGGTACATTAAGCGAAAAGGCGGCCCAGATGCTCAGGGAAGCTGGGGTTACCCGTTATAATCATAATCTGGAAACAGCTCGCAGTTTCTTCCCCCAAATTGTCACTACTCATACTTATGAAGAGAGAATCGCTACCATTAAAAATGTAAAAAAGGCGGGGATGGAAGTTTGTTGTGGAGGCATTATCGGTATGGGGGAATCGATGGCCCAGAGAATTGAATTTGCTTTTACATTAAAAGAACTGGATGTAGACGCTATACCCATTAATGTTCTCAATCCTATTAAAGGCACCAAACTGGAAGGACGACCCCTTATGTCACCCTTAGAGGTAATTAAAACTTTTGCCATTTTCCGCTTTATCTTACCGACCAAAAACATTAGATATGCCGGTGGCAGGGAAGTGAATTTGCGGGACATGCAAGCATTGGGGCTGATGGCGGGCTTGAACGGCATGCTGATTGGTCACTATCTGACAACCCAGGGCAGAGAAGTAGAAACAGATTTGCAGATGATCAAGGATTTAGGCCTGAAAATCTGA